In one window of Agrobacterium larrymoorei DNA:
- the ccoN gene encoding cytochrome-c oxidase, cbb3-type subunit I, whose product MNSTLGIAMVAVGAFLALLGAAFAHDNLFAAHMWVLFSVLLIGTVVMLRRVSFAPIDPAVLERRKTEYFDDVIRYGVIATVFWGVVGFLVGVVIALQLAYPDLNIQPWFNFGRVRPLHTSAVIFAFGGNALIATSFYVVQRTCRARLFGGDLGWFVFWGYNLFIIMAATGYLLGITQGKEYAEPEWYVDIWLTIVWVAYLVAFLGTIFMRKEPHIYVANWFYLGFIVTIAMLHIVNNLAVPVSFLGVKSYSAFSGVQDALTQWWYGHNAVGFFLTAGFLGMMYYFIPKQVNRPVYSYRLSIIHFWALIFMYIWAGPHHLHYTALPDWAQTLGMVFSIMLWMPSWGGMINGLMTLSGAWDKLRTDPILRMMIMAVAFYGMATFEGPMMSIKAVNSLSHYTDWTIGHVHSGALGWNGMITFGAIYFLVPKLWHRERLYSLALVNWHFWLATLGIVVYAAAMWVAGIQQGLMWREYDSQGFLVYSFAETVAAMFPYYLLRAMGGVMYLSGALIMAYNVTRTILGHMREENTGTAAAPKLQPAE is encoded by the coding sequence ATGAATTCGACTTTAGGAATAGCGATGGTGGCCGTGGGGGCCTTCCTCGCTCTGCTCGGGGCGGCCTTCGCCCACGATAATCTCTTTGCCGCCCATATGTGGGTGCTGTTCTCCGTTCTCCTCATCGGAACGGTCGTGATGCTGCGCCGCGTATCCTTCGCGCCCATCGACCCAGCCGTACTGGAACGCAGGAAAACGGAATATTTCGATGACGTGATCCGCTACGGCGTGATCGCCACGGTTTTCTGGGGCGTCGTCGGCTTTCTGGTCGGAGTGGTCATCGCGCTCCAGCTTGCCTATCCAGACCTCAACATCCAGCCCTGGTTCAACTTTGGCCGTGTACGCCCGCTGCACACCTCCGCGGTCATCTTCGCCTTCGGCGGTAATGCGCTGATCGCGACCTCTTTCTATGTGGTGCAGCGCACCTGTCGTGCACGCCTGTTCGGTGGCGATCTCGGCTGGTTCGTGTTCTGGGGCTATAATCTCTTCATCATCATGGCCGCCACGGGTTATCTGCTCGGCATTACGCAGGGCAAGGAATATGCGGAGCCGGAATGGTATGTCGATATCTGGCTTACCATCGTCTGGGTTGCCTATCTTGTCGCGTTTCTCGGCACGATCTTCATGCGCAAGGAGCCGCATATCTATGTGGCCAACTGGTTCTATCTCGGCTTCATCGTGACCATTGCCATGCTGCATATCGTCAACAATCTGGCGGTTCCGGTCTCGTTTCTCGGCGTGAAAAGCTACTCTGCTTTCTCGGGCGTGCAGGATGCGCTGACGCAGTGGTGGTATGGCCATAATGCCGTCGGCTTCTTCCTCACCGCGGGCTTTCTGGGCATGATGTATTACTTCATTCCCAAGCAGGTGAACCGCCCGGTCTATTCCTACCGCCTGTCGATCATCCACTTCTGGGCGCTGATCTTCATGTATATCTGGGCTGGTCCGCACCACTTGCATTACACCGCTCTGCCGGACTGGGCGCAAACGCTTGGCATGGTGTTTTCGATCATGCTGTGGATGCCCTCGTGGGGTGGCATGATCAATGGTCTGATGACGCTTTCGGGCGCATGGGACAAGCTTCGCACGGACCCAATCCTGCGCATGATGATTATGGCCGTTGCCTTCTACGGCATGGCCACGTTCGAAGGCCCGATGATGTCGATCAAGGCCGTCAACTCGCTCAGCCACTATACAGACTGGACAATCGGCCACGTTCATTCCGGCGCACTTGGCTGGAACGGCATGATCACCTTTGGTGCAATCTATTTCCTCGTCCCCAAGCTTTGGCACCGCGAGCGGCTTTACAGCCTGGCGCTGGTCAACTGGCACTTCTGGCTCGCCACGCTCGGTATCGTCGTCTACGCCGCCGCCATGTGGGTCGCGGGCATCCAGCAGGGCCTGATGTGGCGTGAGTATGATAGCCAAGGCTTCCTCGTCTACTCGTTTGCGGAAACCGTGGCGGCCATGTTCCCCTATTACCTTCTGCGCGCAATGGGCGGCGTCATGTATCTCAGCG
- the cobU gene encoding bifunctional adenosylcobinamide kinase/adenosylcobinamide-phosphate guanylyltransferase: MTALFRSVLVLGGARSGKSAFAEKLVLESNGVPHYIATGRAWDDEMKARIAQHRIQRGDIWITHEEPLELAETLSRLDVASNTILVDCLTLWVTNLMMDEGRDVEAAFEPLIRHAATAKARIVFVSNEVGLGIVPENRMAREFRDHAGRLHQKIASVASEVYFIAAGLPLKMKG; the protein is encoded by the coding sequence ATGACCGCACTGTTCCGTTCCGTATTGGTACTCGGCGGTGCGCGCTCGGGCAAATCCGCTTTCGCAGAAAAGCTGGTCCTCGAATCCAACGGCGTGCCGCATTACATCGCAACGGGCCGTGCCTGGGATGACGAGATGAAAGCGCGCATTGCGCAGCATCGCATCCAGCGTGGGGATATTTGGATCACACATGAGGAGCCGCTTGAGCTGGCGGAGACGCTTAGTCGGCTGGACGTTGCCTCAAACACCATTCTCGTGGATTGCCTGACACTTTGGGTAACGAACCTGATGATGGACGAGGGCAGGGACGTAGAGGCCGCGTTCGAGCCGCTTATTCGGCACGCCGCGACCGCGAAGGCGCGGATCGTTTTTGTGTCCAATGAGGTCGGGCTCGGCATCGTGCCGGAGAACCGTATGGCGCGGGAGTTTCGCGATCACGCTGGCAGGCTGCACCAGAAGATTGCCTCTGTTGCCAGCGAAGTCTATTTCATTGCCGCTGGCTTACCCCTAAAAATGAAGGGGTAA
- a CDS encoding DUF599 domain-containing protein yields MTTIDYIALLVFVALWYLYSYVTTSRSPFPRTSLNQAMGERRRKWIYNSLTRDLKMIDTQIMAGLQNGTAFFASTSIFAIGGCFALLGATDRVESVFRDMPFVYYGGRTAFEMKVIGLTCLFGYAFFKFGWSYRLFNYCTILFGAMPMMHETNSDRKAAERAAENVIRMNIIAAKNFNDGLRTFFLSIGYLGWFINAYVFMFTTVVIIIALLRRQFFSEARLAIMDDL; encoded by the coding sequence ATGACTACCATCGATTACATCGCGCTTTTGGTATTTGTGGCCCTCTGGTATCTCTACAGTTATGTCACGACATCCCGCTCTCCATTTCCCCGCACGAGCCTCAATCAGGCCATGGGCGAACGGCGCAGGAAGTGGATTTACAATTCGCTGACCCGTGATTTGAAGATGATCGATACGCAGATCATGGCGGGCCTTCAAAACGGCACGGCGTTTTTCGCTTCCACCTCCATCTTCGCGATTGGTGGCTGCTTTGCGCTGCTGGGCGCAACGGACCGGGTGGAATCGGTGTTCCGCGACATGCCATTTGTGTATTACGGCGGGCGCACCGCCTTCGAAATGAAGGTCATCGGCCTTACCTGCCTATTCGGCTATGCCTTCTTTAAATTCGGCTGGTCCTACCGCCTGTTCAACTATTGCACCATTCTCTTCGGCGCTATGCCGATGATGCATGAGACGAATTCGGATCGGAAAGCGGCGGAACGCGCGGCAGAGAACGTCATCCGCATGAACATCATCGCCGCGAAGAACTTCAACGACGGCCTACGGACATTCTTTTTGTCCATCGGATATCTCGGCTGGTTCATAAACGCCTATGTGTTCATGTTTACCACGGTCGTCATCATCATCGCTCTCTTGAGGCGGCAGTTCTTTTCCGAAGCCCGCCTCGCCATCATGGATGACCTGTAA
- a CDS encoding DUF1624 domain-containing protein: MNDATVTSTAPKSGGRIGFLDTWRGIALLAMASYHFTWDLEMFGYIDPGTAVQGWWRIYARAIASTFLFLAGFSLFLAHRRGIDWPSFGKRFAMVAGAALLISVATYFAVPDGWIFFGILHNIAAASLLGLLFLRLPPLVTLIFAAGALAAPHYLASDSFNTIWLSWIGFSTVPPRSNDYVPLLPFLAPFLLGIAVSKFVVPRGWLDRFRKPSGQRNVLAFFGRHSLSFYLIHQPVLIGLVYLASITFPPPPVDQVEAYKKSCEASCMQQQNGLELCQSFCGCTLEKLQAENVFDPMMSNASTPDQQTKIAEIAQQCSAEIQ; this comes from the coding sequence ATGAATGACGCAACGGTAACATCTACTGCACCCAAGTCTGGTGGTCGCATCGGCTTTCTCGATACCTGGCGCGGTATCGCGCTGCTGGCGATGGCAAGCTACCACTTCACCTGGGATCTGGAGATGTTCGGATACATCGATCCCGGCACCGCCGTACAAGGCTGGTGGCGCATCTATGCCCGGGCAATCGCCAGCACCTTCCTGTTTCTGGCGGGTTTCAGCCTTTTCCTCGCGCATCGCCGGGGTATCGACTGGCCATCCTTCGGCAAGCGCTTCGCCATGGTGGCGGGTGCCGCACTGCTGATTTCCGTTGCAACATATTTTGCCGTGCCGGATGGCTGGATATTCTTCGGCATCCTGCACAATATCGCAGCGGCAAGCCTGCTCGGTCTTCTCTTCTTGCGACTGCCACCGCTGGTGACGCTCATCTTTGCAGCAGGTGCTCTGGCTGCACCGCATTATCTCGCATCCGATTCGTTCAACACGATCTGGCTGTCATGGATCGGCTTTTCGACAGTCCCTCCCCGTTCGAACGACTACGTGCCGCTGCTGCCGTTTCTTGCACCGTTTCTTCTGGGGATCGCCGTTTCGAAATTCGTAGTACCGCGCGGCTGGCTTGACCGGTTCAGAAAGCCAAGCGGCCAGCGCAATGTCCTCGCCTTCTTTGGCCGCCACAGCCTGTCCTTTTACCTGATCCACCAACCGGTGCTGATCGGCCTCGTCTATCTTGCTTCAATTACCTTTCCTCCACCGCCTGTCGATCAGGTCGAGGCTTATAAGAAAAGCTGCGAGGCAAGCTGCATGCAGCAGCAGAACGGACTGGAACTATGCCAGAGTTTCTGCGGGTGCACGCTGGAGAAGCTGCAGGCGGAAAACGTCTTCGATCCGATGATGTCCAACGCATCAACGCCGGATCAACAGACGAAGATTGCCGAAATCGCCCAGCAGTGCTCGGCTGAAATTCAGTGA
- a CDS encoding sensor domain-containing diguanylate cyclase, with translation MKNFLAMAKSGGLKSPDELHSILDVLPVPVSWATLGSGDILFMNQTFKKTFGYCEADFAKVSDWIDRVYVGPGNKERAKEAWLHSWTAGGEGIEEVDTLEIDIRCADGRTVIVSHRGILLRDYGIGVATFEDITERMLAERELRASLLLDPLTQIGNRRALHERWHDDMVLSDDGNRNLAAVLMVDLDHFKPVNDNLGHKAGDEVLRMVAKRLSQSVRESDLVVRMGGDEFVILLTNISDQNVAEKICHRLEAAFQAPFTVNGTLVNLGVSVGASLYPRDGRELSMLLQKADEALYDIKRNGKGGWNWCSPSEITVPNFVI, from the coding sequence ATGAAAAATTTTCTGGCCATGGCAAAAAGCGGCGGATTGAAATCGCCGGATGAACTGCATTCCATTCTGGACGTGCTGCCCGTGCCGGTTTCATGGGCGACGCTTGGAAGTGGCGATATCCTGTTTATGAACCAGACGTTCAAGAAGACCTTCGGTTATTGCGAAGCCGATTTCGCCAAGGTCTCGGACTGGATAGACCGGGTCTATGTCGGTCCCGGAAACAAGGAGCGGGCAAAGGAGGCTTGGCTGCATTCCTGGACTGCGGGCGGCGAGGGCATCGAGGAAGTCGACACGCTTGAGATAGACATACGCTGTGCTGACGGCAGAACCGTCATCGTCTCCCATCGCGGCATTCTTCTTCGTGATTACGGGATTGGCGTTGCCACCTTCGAAGACATTACCGAACGAATGCTTGCGGAGCGGGAGCTTCGGGCAAGCCTGCTTCTCGATCCGCTGACACAGATCGGCAATCGTCGTGCACTGCATGAGCGCTGGCATGATGACATGGTCTTGAGTGACGATGGCAACAGAAATCTTGCCGCCGTGCTGATGGTCGATCTCGATCACTTCAAGCCGGTCAATGATAATCTCGGCCATAAGGCGGGCGATGAGGTTTTGCGGATGGTGGCGAAACGCCTCAGCCAGTCCGTGCGTGAAAGCGATCTCGTGGTGCGCATGGGCGGCGATGAATTCGTCATTCTGCTGACCAACATCTCGGATCAGAATGTTGCGGAAAAAATCTGTCATAGGCTGGAGGCGGCGTTTCAAGCGCCGTTCACCGTCAACGGAACACTGGTGAACCTCGGCGTTTCCGTTGGCGCGAGCCTCTACCCACGCGATGGCAGAGAGCTGAGCATGCTGCTGCAAAAGGCGGATGAAGCGCTTTATGATATTAAGCGCAACGGCAAGGGCGGTTGGAACTGGTGCTCACCGAGCGAAATCACGGTACCCAACTTCGTGATCTAA
- a CDS encoding EAL domain-containing protein, whose translation MHNEAARISALKNLRLLDTLPSENFDRITRLVANYFGLPIAAISLTDTDRQWFKSKVGVEHNEIPRVKAPCAQVAETRAPVVIRDFQTDEFYAKSTLGDAGIRFYCGVPLITPSGHGIGALCVLGVEPFEVTEEQLSTLSDLAAMVMDQIELQHAFGRIEPSTGLPNRYQLVNDLSDLANQTHRREQVISLLDLAQTSQFDRMIRVVGMSHLDDLIGKVTHILSECLNGSLAAYHVGPTQFAFLSPPDFSADDYKDFLQHIMTTVQNELEFQITMTPSIGSMVFTPGDYAPEEILRSLQSAVQDARENTSKIAFFCPDMDIRHQRNFIIQRDFPKALEGDGQLSVVFQPRVDAANGVYKSAEVLLRWQHPTLGNISPAEFIPVIEVSAYARQLTDWVVTAALRQLSYWNSLGMRLKISINLSAINLQETDFLERLNCAMAQFGVEGQQIEFELTETAVMMEAGAGLSLLNEMTASGIRLSIDDFGTGYSSLAYLQKLPANVVKIDRSFINDMKEGNRERVLVQSMITLSHSLGYEVVAEGVETQEAAELLSAMGCDEIQGYWISRPLGSDALLGWLSERSLTEFRYREPACA comes from the coding sequence ATGCATAATGAAGCCGCACGTATTTCCGCACTTAAAAACCTTCGTCTTCTCGATACGCTCCCGAGTGAAAACTTCGATCGTATCACCCGACTGGTCGCCAATTACTTCGGCCTGCCAATCGCCGCGATATCGCTGACCGATACGGACCGGCAATGGTTCAAGTCCAAGGTCGGCGTCGAGCACAACGAAATTCCGCGTGTGAAAGCACCTTGCGCGCAGGTCGCGGAGACGAGAGCGCCGGTCGTTATTCGTGATTTTCAGACTGACGAGTTTTACGCCAAGAGCACGCTTGGAGATGCGGGTATCCGTTTTTATTGCGGCGTTCCGCTGATCACACCGAGTGGGCATGGCATCGGAGCGCTCTGCGTGCTCGGCGTCGAACCCTTCGAGGTGACCGAGGAGCAGCTTTCGACGCTCAGCGATCTCGCGGCGATGGTCATGGATCAGATCGAGTTGCAACATGCCTTCGGTCGCATCGAGCCATCCACTGGCCTGCCGAACCGCTATCAACTGGTCAACGATCTATCCGATCTCGCCAATCAGACGCACAGGCGCGAGCAGGTCATCAGCCTGCTCGATCTCGCGCAGACATCGCAGTTCGACCGCATGATCCGGGTCGTCGGCATGTCGCATCTCGATGACTTGATCGGCAAGGTGACCCACATTCTCAGCGAGTGTCTGAACGGAAGCCTCGCCGCCTATCACGTCGGGCCAACGCAATTCGCTTTTCTTTCTCCGCCGGACTTTTCGGCCGATGACTATAAGGACTTCCTCCAGCACATCATGACTACGGTGCAGAACGAGCTGGAATTCCAGATTACGATGACGCCGTCCATTGGCTCCATGGTCTTTACGCCGGGAGACTATGCGCCGGAAGAGATATTGCGCTCGCTTCAAAGTGCAGTTCAGGATGCCCGCGAAAACACCTCGAAGATTGCGTTCTTCTGCCCCGATATGGACATCCGGCATCAGCGAAACTTCATCATTCAACGCGATTTTCCGAAGGCTCTCGAGGGGGATGGGCAGTTGTCCGTCGTCTTCCAACCGCGTGTCGATGCTGCAAACGGTGTCTATAAAAGCGCGGAAGTGCTGCTGCGTTGGCAGCACCCGACACTTGGCAACATCTCGCCAGCGGAATTCATTCCCGTTATCGAAGTCTCGGCCTATGCGCGGCAATTGACGGATTGGGTCGTGACGGCAGCTCTGCGCCAGCTTTCCTACTGGAATTCACTTGGTATGCGGCTGAAGATCTCCATCAATCTCTCCGCCATCAATCTTCAGGAAACCGATTTTCTCGAGCGCCTCAACTGCGCTATGGCGCAGTTTGGAGTTGAAGGCCAGCAGATCGAATTCGAGTTGACGGAAACGGCTGTGATGATGGAGGCGGGCGCGGGCTTAAGTCTTCTCAACGAGATGACGGCATCAGGCATCCGCCTGTCGATAGACGATTTCGGCACCGGCTATAGCAGCCTTGCCTACCTTCAGAAGCTGCCCGCAAATGTCGTCAAGATCGACCGTTCCTTTATCAACGACATGAAGGAAGGGAACCGTGAGCGCGTGCTGGTTCAATCCATGATCACACTGTCTCACAGCCTTGGTTATGAAGTTGTTGCGGAAGGCGTGGAAACGCAGGAGGCAGCCGAGTTGCTGAGCGCCATGGGCTGCGATGAAATTCAGGGCTACTGGATCAGCCGACCTTTGGGCAGCGATGCCTTGCTGGGCTGGCTCTCGGAAAGAAGCCTGACGGAATTCCGCTACCGCGAACCGGCTTGCGCCTGA
- a CDS encoding MerR family transcriptional regulator translates to MNKYYSITELTREFGVSTRTLRFYEDEGLIHPERRGRTRLFRAADRRLIQEILRGRRIGFTIAEIREIIQVYKEPPGESGQLELLMKKVDEKRADLRQKRKDIEETLAELDNVEEACLTRLAEIGVGT, encoded by the coding sequence TTGAACAAGTACTATAGCATAACGGAACTGACGCGTGAATTTGGGGTATCCACCCGTACTCTTCGTTTTTACGAGGATGAAGGTCTTATTCATCCTGAGCGTCGGGGTCGCACAAGGCTGTTCCGCGCTGCCGATCGCAGGCTTATTCAGGAAATTCTGCGCGGCCGCCGCATAGGCTTCACCATAGCGGAAATCCGTGAAATCATTCAGGTTTATAAAGAGCCGCCGGGTGAATCCGGCCAGCTTGAGCTTCTGATGAAGAAGGTCGATGAAAAGCGTGCCGACCTGCGCCAGAAGCGCAAGGACATCGAAGAAACTCTGGCTGAACTGGACAATGTCGAAGAGGCCTGCCTGACGCGCCTTGCCGAAATCGGCGTTGGCACCTGA
- the mgtE gene encoding magnesium transporter, with product MADIYAEDGSIRSDFLAMVGAAIADRDVLFLRENVARLHDSELGDLLESIQPEQRHALVRLLGTDFDMTALTEVDEAIRLDIVEQMPNEQIAAGISELDSDDAVYILEDLDQEDREDILSQMPFTERVRLMRALDYPESSAGRRMQTEFVAVPPFWTVGQTIDYMREEEELPESFSQIFVIDPTFKLVGALDLDRLLRSKRQVKIETIMHETNHPIPAEMDQEEAAQLFEQYDLLSAAVVDNNGRLVGVLTIDDVVDVIQEEAEEDLLRLGGVGDEELSDSIAITSRSRVPWLGINLMTAFLAASVIELFDATIQQVVALAILMPIVAGMGGNAGSQTMTVSVRALATKNLDIHNAARIIRREAGVGLLNGALFGCAIGIIAGLWFHDANIGGIIATAMLINMLAAALAGILIPLFLDRFGADPAVSSAVFVTAVTDIVGFFSFLGLATWWFGISG from the coding sequence ATGGCCGACATCTATGCCGAAGACGGGTCCATTCGATCCGATTTTCTGGCCATGGTGGGTGCGGCAATTGCGGACCGCGACGTGCTTTTCCTGCGCGAGAACGTTGCGCGGCTGCATGACTCGGAACTTGGCGACCTGCTCGAATCGATCCAGCCGGAGCAGCGCCACGCGCTTGTGAGATTGCTTGGCACCGATTTCGACATGACGGCGCTGACCGAGGTGGATGAAGCAATCCGCCTGGATATCGTCGAGCAGATGCCCAACGAGCAGATTGCCGCCGGTATCAGCGAGCTCGATTCGGACGACGCCGTCTACATTCTGGAAGACCTCGACCAGGAAGATCGCGAAGATATTCTCTCGCAAATGCCGTTCACCGAACGTGTGAGGCTGATGCGGGCTCTGGATTATCCGGAAAGCTCCGCCGGTCGCCGTATGCAGACGGAATTCGTGGCCGTGCCGCCATTCTGGACGGTTGGGCAGACCATCGACTACATGCGCGAAGAGGAAGAGCTGCCGGAATCCTTTTCGCAAATCTTCGTCATCGATCCGACCTTCAAGCTCGTCGGAGCGCTGGATCTCGACCGCTTGCTGCGCTCCAAGCGGCAGGTGAAGATCGAAACCATCATGCACGAGACGAACCATCCCATTCCAGCGGAGATGGATCAGGAAGAAGCGGCGCAGCTCTTCGAACAGTACGACCTTCTCTCCGCCGCCGTGGTGGACAATAACGGACGCCTCGTCGGCGTGCTGACCATCGATGACGTGGTCGACGTTATTCAGGAAGAGGCCGAGGAAGACCTGCTGCGCCTTGGCGGTGTGGGTGACGAAGAACTGTCGGACTCCATCGCGATCACGTCACGCTCGCGCGTGCCTTGGCTCGGTATCAACCTGATGACCGCGTTCCTTGCTGCTTCCGTTATCGAATTGTTCGATGCAACCATTCAGCAGGTCGTGGCGCTCGCCATTCTCATGCCAATCGTTGCGGGCATGGGCGGCAATGCCGGGTCTCAGACGATGACGGTTTCCGTGCGCGCACTTGCCACCAAGAACCTTGATATTCACAACGCCGCCCGCATCATCCGTCGCGAGGCGGGGGTGGGGTTGCTGAACGGCGCGCTCTTCGGCTGCGCCATCGGTATCATTGCGGGTCTGTGGTTTCACGACGCGAATATAGGCGGCATCATTGCCACTGCGATGTTGATCAACATGCTGGCTGCTGCCTTGGCCGGTATTCTCATTCCGCTGTTTCTGGACCGGTTCGGAGCCGACCCTGCCGTATCTTCTGCTGTCTTCGTTACGGCGGTCACCGATATCGTCGGCTTCTTCTCGTTTCTCGGGCTCGCGACATGGTGGTTCGGCATATCAGGCTGA
- a CDS encoding FdhF/YdeP family oxidoreductase, with protein MGKMDFIGKASSAAGGWGALKSVGKRLLESGAPISGARTLLKANQPDGFDCPGCAWGDPEHGSSFEFCENGVKAVAWEATEARVPPEFFSTHTVSALSKWTDYDLEKQGRLTDPLRYDRATDKYLPVSWDAAFAEIGKVLRSLDNPDRAEFYTSGRASNEAAFLYQLMVRLYGTNNFPDCSNMCHEASGVGLKASVGVGKGTVLLEDFEKADAIFVIGQNPGTNHPRMLGDLRRAALRGARIAVFNPIREKGLERFSDPQDKLEMITGGNTKIATNYYQPRQGGDMAAIRGMSKVVFAADEAARAAGNPAIIDYDFLAEHAVEFEAYRAVVEATSWETILDQSGLTREQIEEAAGIYMSAGSVITTWAMGITQHKHSVITIREITNFMLLRGNIGRPGAGLCPVRGHSNVQGDRTVGIDEKAPPALLDALEKELGVSMPRNRGHNTVEAISAMLDGKAEAFIALGGNFLRATPDSPLIIEAFKKQKLTVNIATKLNHSHLVPGETSFILPCLGRTEIDRNSKGASQIVTVEDSMSMVHGSGGINEPASPELRSEVAIIAGIAEATLGNERVNWKNLADDYDLIRDMISRVIPGFQDFNERVRVPRGFHLRNAAAEREWNTPTKKATFFTGALPEKTEHQEALAKEGIFVLQTFRSHDQYNTTIYGMDDRYRGVYGERQVIFMNPKDMEKLGAHSKQRVDVIGEYGDGIERIAQNFRLVPYNIPEGSVGGYYPELNVLVPLHSYGEGSFTPTSKSVLVSVRLRSEAEAA; from the coding sequence ATGGGCAAGATGGATTTCATCGGTAAGGCCTCCTCCGCCGCGGGCGGTTGGGGCGCACTCAAGAGCGTGGGCAAGCGGTTGCTTGAATCCGGCGCACCGATTTCCGGCGCAAGAACGCTTCTCAAGGCAAACCAACCCGATGGCTTCGATTGCCCCGGCTGCGCTTGGGGTGACCCGGAGCATGGCTCCTCCTTCGAGTTCTGTGAAAACGGCGTGAAGGCCGTTGCGTGGGAAGCGACAGAAGCGCGCGTTCCGCCTGAATTCTTCTCCACCCACACGGTTTCCGCGCTGAGCAAATGGACCGATTACGATCTGGAAAAGCAGGGCCGTCTGACCGACCCGCTGCGCTACGACCGCGCAACGGACAAGTATCTGCCCGTTTCCTGGGATGCCGCCTTTGCCGAAATCGGCAAGGTTCTGCGCAGCCTCGACAACCCTGATCGTGCCGAGTTCTACACATCCGGTCGTGCCTCCAACGAAGCCGCCTTCCTCTATCAGCTGATGGTCCGCCTTTACGGTACCAACAATTTCCCCGACTGTTCGAACATGTGCCATGAAGCCAGCGGCGTTGGCCTGAAGGCTTCCGTCGGCGTCGGCAAGGGCACGGTTCTTCTGGAAGATTTCGAGAAGGCGGATGCGATTTTCGTCATCGGCCAGAACCCGGGCACCAACCATCCGCGCATGCTGGGTGATCTGCGCCGTGCAGCGCTTCGCGGCGCACGCATCGCCGTGTTCAACCCCATCCGCGAAAAGGGTCTGGAGCGCTTCAGCGATCCGCAGGACAAGCTGGAAATGATCACCGGCGGCAACACCAAGATCGCCACCAATTATTACCAGCCACGCCAGGGCGGCGACATGGCTGCCATTCGCGGCATGAGCAAGGTGGTGTTTGCGGCTGATGAGGCTGCGCGCGCTGCTGGCAACCCTGCGATCATCGACTACGATTTCCTTGCCGAACACGCGGTCGAATTCGAAGCCTACCGCGCTGTCGTGGAAGCCACCAGCTGGGAAACCATTCTCGATCAATCCGGCCTGACCCGCGAGCAGATCGAGGAAGCCGCTGGCATCTACATGAGTGCAGGTTCGGTCATCACGACCTGGGCCATGGGCATCACCCAGCACAAGCATTCCGTCATCACCATCCGCGAAATCACCAACTTCATGCTGCTGCGCGGCAATATCGGTCGTCCGGGCGCGGGTCTCTGCCCGGTTCGCGGCCACTCCAACGTGCAGGGTGACCGCACCGTCGGCATCGATGAGAAGGCCCCGCCTGCCCTGCTTGATGCGCTGGAAAAGGAACTCGGTGTTTCGATGCCGCGCAACCGCGGCCACAACACGGTGGAAGCCATCAGCGCCATGCTGGACGGCAAGGCCGAAGCCTTCATCGCGCTTGGCGGCAACTTCTTGCGCGCAACGCCGGATAGCCCGCTGATCATCGAAGCTTTCAAGAAGCAGAAGCTGACGGTCAATATCGCCACCAAGCTGAACCATTCGCATTTGGTTCCGGGTGAAACTTCGTTTATCCTGCCTTGCCTTGGCCGCACGGAAATCGACCGCAACTCCAAGGGCGCATCGCAGATCGTGACCGTGGAAGATTCCATGAGCATGGTTCACGGCTCTGGCGGCATCAACGAGCCAGCATCGCCGGAGCTGCGTTCCGAAGTCGCCATCATCGCCGGTATTGCGGAAGCGACGCTCGGCAATGAACGCGTGAACTGGAAGAACCTTGCCGATGATTACGACCTGATCCGCGACATGATCTCGCGCGTCATTCCCGGCTTCCAGGATTTCAACGAGCGAGTTCGCGTGCCGCGCGGTTTCCATCTGCGCAACGCAGCAGCAGAGCGCGAGTGGAACACGCCAACCAAGAAGGCCACTTTCTTCACCGGCGCACTGCCGGAAAAGACAGAGCATCAGGAAGCGCTTGCCAAGGAAGGCATTTTCGTTCTGCAAACCTTCCGCAGCCACGACCAGTACAACACCACGATCTACGGCATGGATGACCGTTATCGCGGCGTTTATGGCGAGCGTCAGGTAATCTTCATGAACCCGAAGGACATGGAAAAGCTCGGCGCACACTCCAAGCAGCGCGTCGATGTCATCGGCGAATATGGCGATGGTATCGAGCGTATTGCGCAGAACTTCCGTCTAGTGCCCTACAACATCCCGGAAGGCAGCGTCGGCGGCTATTACCCTGAGCTGAACGTTCTCGTGCCGCTGCACAGCTATGGCGAAGGCAGCTTCACGCCGACATCCAAGTCGGTGCTGGTGTCCGTTCGCCTGCGCAGCGAGGCAGAGGCCGCCTGA